A single window of Vigna unguiculata cultivar IT97K-499-35 chromosome 1, ASM411807v1, whole genome shotgun sequence DNA harbors:
- the LOC114174550 gene encoding protein LOW PSII ACCUMULATION 1, chloroplastic, with the protein MAVVAVQQFLCFAESNWRNIARPCIPSHTTILLRSRKKIQFSLISCSSSQTPEVGTQTAESCVNLGLELFSKGRVKDALTQFETALSLNPNPVEAQAAFYNKACCHAYRGEGKKAADCLRTALREYNLKFGTILNDPDLASFRVLPEFKELQEEARLGGEDIGYSFRRDLKLISEVQAPFRGVRRFFYVALSAAAGISLFFTVPRLIRAINGGDGAPDLLATSGNAAINIGGIVVLVALFFWDNKKEEEQLAQISRDETLSRLPLRLSTNRVVELVQLRDTVRPVILAGKKETVSQAMQRAERFRTELLKRGVLLVPVIWGEGRETKVEKKGFGLQPKAAEALPSIGEDFEKRAQSITAKSKLKSEIRFKAEVVSPAEWERWIRDQQKSEGVSLGEDVYIILRLDGRVRRSGKGMPDWQQIVKELPLMEAFLSKLER; encoded by the exons ATGGCTGTGGTTGCAGTGCAGCAATTCCTGTGCTTCGCAGAATCAAATTGGAGGAATATAGCAAGGCCATGCATTCCCTCTCACACTACGATTCTTCTACGTTCACgcaaaaaaattcaattttctctGATTTCATGCTCTTCATCACAGACCCCAGAAGTTGGTACTCAAACCGCCGAATCCTGCGTCAATTTGGGTCTCGAGCTCTTCTCCAAAGGACGG GTTAAAGATGCTTTAACCCAGTTTGAAACTGCACTTTCCTTGAACCCTAATCCAGTGGAGGCCCAAGCTGCCTTCTACAACAAAGCTTGTTGTCATGCATACAg GGGAGAGGGAAAGAAAGCAGCTGATTGTCTCCGCACTGCTTTGAGGGAATACAACCTGAAATTTGGTACCATACTCAATGATCCCGACTTGGCCTCCTTCAGAGTTTTGCCTGAATTCAAGGAACTACAAGAAGAG GCTAGGCTTGGTGGGGAGGATATTGGCTACAGTTTTCGGCGAGATCTAAAACTTATTAGTGAAGTTCAAGCACCATTTCGTGGGGTTAGGAGATTCTTTTATGTAGCACTGTCAGCAGCTGCAggaatatcattgttttttaCTGTGCCCAGGCTAATTCGTGCAATTAATGGTGGTGATGGTGCTCCTGATCTCTTGGCAACTTCTGGGAATGCTGCCATTAATATTGGAG GTATTGTTGTTCTTGTGGCATTGTTCTTTTGGGACAATAAAAAAGAGGAGGAACAACTCGCACAAATATCTCGAGATGAGACACTATCAAGGTTGCCTTTGCGGCTTTCAACTAATCGAGTAGTTGAACTTGTGCAGCTACGGGATACAGTTAGACCA GTTATATTAGCAGGAAAAAAGGAAACAGTGTCTCAGGCTATGCAAAGAGCTGAGAGATTTCGCACGGAGCTCCTTAAACGTGGTGTTCTGTTAGTTCCTGTTATCTGGGGAGAAGGTCGGGAAACAAAAGTTGAGAAAAAAGGATTTGGTCTGCAGCCAAAAGCTGCTGAAGCTCTTCCATCTATTGGG GAAGATTTTGAGAAGCGAGCACAGTCCATAACTGCAAAATCGAAATTGAAATCTGAAATTAGGTTCAAGGCTGAGGTTGTGTCTCCTGCAGAATGGGAACG GTGGATAAGAGATCAGCAGAAATCTGAAGGAGTTTCACTTGGTGAAGATGTGTACATAATACTGCGGTTAGATGGAAGAGTTCGAAGATCAGGGAAA GGTATGCCTGATTGGCAGCAAATAGTGAAGGAGCTACCACTAATGGAAGCATTTTTAAGCAAGCTGGAAAGATGA